The Hymenobacter sp. 5317J-9 genome has a window encoding:
- the fusA gene encoding elongation factor G: MAVNKDLYYLRNIGIMAHIDAGKTTTSERILYYTGKTHKIGEVHDGAATMDWMEQEQERGITITSAATTTFWNYPTDIKGDPTADTKQYKINLIDTPGHVDFTVEVERSLRVLDGAVALFCAVSGVEPQSETVWRQADKYKVPRICFVNKMDRAGADFFKAVNEIKEKLGANPIPLQIPIGAEETFKGVVDLLTGKAIVWDDKTEGKSYDEIPVPEDLVDTVREWREKLVESVAEYDDTLMEKFFDDPDSITREEMMVVIRKAVIDMKFSPVLCGSAFKNKGVQTMLDAVMAYLPSPLDMPAIIGTNPESGEEMERHPDNSEPFTALAFKIATDPFVGRLCFFRCYSGVLDSGSYVLNNRTGKKERISRLMQMHSNKQNPIDKIQAGDIAAGVGFKDIKTGDTLTDEKNPMVLESMSFPEPVIGYAIEPKTQADVDKMGMAIAKLIEEDPTLRVNTDEETGQTILRGMGELHLEIIIDRMRREFKVEINQGAPQVAYKEILTKVVDHRETYKKQTGGRGKFGDIVFELGPKETEPEKPGLEFDNAIVGGVIPREFIQPIQKGFEEAMKRGPLAGFPLEAMKVRLYHGSFHDVDSDALSFELAARDGFREAARKAGPKLLEPIMAVEVVCPDEYTGPVTGDLNRRRGLMKGMDTKAGAQVIKADVPLSELFGYVTALRTISSGRASASLTFSHYEQVPTNLAEGIIAKTKGGK; encoded by the coding sequence ATGGCCGTTAACAAAGACCTTTATTACCTCCGCAACATCGGGATTATGGCGCACATCGACGCCGGTAAGACCACGACGTCGGAGCGTATTCTGTACTACACGGGTAAAACCCACAAAATCGGGGAAGTGCACGATGGTGCCGCCACGATGGACTGGATGGAGCAGGAGCAGGAGCGCGGCATCACGATTACCTCGGCTGCCACCACTACCTTCTGGAACTACCCCACCGATATCAAGGGTGACCCGACTGCTGACACCAAGCAGTACAAAATCAACCTGATTGACACCCCCGGCCACGTTGACTTCACGGTAGAAGTAGAACGTTCGCTGCGCGTGCTCGACGGTGCCGTGGCCCTGTTCTGCGCCGTTTCGGGTGTGGAGCCGCAGTCGGAAACCGTATGGCGTCAGGCTGACAAATACAAAGTGCCCCGCATTTGCTTCGTCAACAAGATGGACCGTGCCGGCGCTGACTTCTTCAAAGCCGTGAACGAAATCAAGGAGAAACTGGGCGCAAACCCCATTCCCCTCCAGATTCCGATTGGTGCCGAAGAAACCTTCAAAGGAGTAGTTGACCTGCTGACTGGCAAAGCCATCGTGTGGGACGACAAAACCGAAGGCAAATCGTACGACGAAATCCCCGTTCCCGAGGACCTCGTTGACACGGTGCGCGAGTGGCGCGAGAAGCTCGTGGAAAGCGTTGCTGAATACGATGATACGTTGATGGAGAAATTCTTCGACGACCCGGACTCCATTACCCGCGAGGAAATGATGGTGGTAATCCGCAAAGCGGTTATCGACATGAAGTTCTCGCCCGTGCTTTGCGGTTCGGCCTTCAAAAACAAGGGTGTGCAGACCATGCTGGATGCCGTAATGGCGTACCTGCCGTCGCCCCTCGACATGCCCGCCATTATCGGTACCAACCCCGAGAGCGGCGAGGAAATGGAGCGTCACCCCGACAACTCGGAGCCCTTCACCGCCCTGGCGTTCAAAATTGCGACCGACCCGTTCGTAGGCCGTCTGTGCTTCTTCCGCTGCTACAGCGGCGTGCTGGACTCGGGCTCATACGTGCTCAACAACCGCACCGGCAAAAAGGAGCGTATCTCGCGTCTCATGCAGATGCACTCCAACAAGCAGAACCCCATCGACAAGATTCAGGCCGGTGACATTGCTGCAGGTGTTGGTTTCAAAGACATCAAAACCGGTGACACGCTGACCGACGAGAAGAACCCGATGGTTCTGGAGTCGATGAGCTTCCCCGAGCCGGTAATCGGTTACGCCATCGAGCCGAAAACGCAGGCTGACGTCGACAAAATGGGCATGGCCATTGCCAAGCTCATCGAGGAAGACCCCACGCTGCGCGTGAACACGGACGAGGAAACCGGCCAGACCATCCTCCGCGGCATGGGCGAATTGCACCTTGAAATCATTATCGACCGCATGCGTCGTGAATTCAAAGTGGAAATCAACCAGGGTGCCCCGCAGGTGGCCTACAAGGAGATTCTCACCAAGGTGGTTGACCACCGCGAAACCTACAAGAAGCAGACCGGTGGCCGCGGTAAATTCGGCGACATCGTGTTTGAGCTGGGCCCGAAAGAAACCGAGCCGGAGAAACCCGGTCTGGAGTTCGACAACGCCATCGTAGGCGGTGTTATTCCCCGCGAATTCATCCAGCCCATCCAGAAAGGTTTCGAAGAAGCCATGAAGCGTGGTCCGCTGGCCGGCTTCCCGCTCGAAGCCATGAAGGTGCGTCTGTACCACGGTTCGTTCCACGACGTTGACTCGGACGCCCTGTCGTTCGAACTCGCCGCCCGTGACGGTTTCCGTGAAGCCGCTCGCAAGGCTGGTCCGAAGCTGCTCGAGCCCATCATGGCCGTTGAAGTAGTATGCCCCGACGAGTACACGGGGCCCGTAACCGGTGACTTGAACCGTCGTCGTGGTCTGATGAAAGGCATGGACACCAAAGCTGGTGCTCAAGTTATCAAGGCTGACGTTCCGCTGTCGGAACTGTTCGGTTACGTAACTGCCCTGCGTACGATTTCGTCGGGTCGTGCTTCGGCATCGCTCACGTTCTCGCACTACGAGCAAGTGCCCACCAACCTGGCCGAAGGCATCATCGCCAAAACTAAAGGAGGTAAATAA
- the rpsJ gene encoding 30S ribosomal protein S10, with product MNQKIRIKLKSYDHNLVDKSSEKIVKAVKATGAIVSGPIPLPTQKEKFTVLRSPHVNKKSREQFQLCTYKRLVDIFSTSSKTVDALMKLELPSGVDVEIKV from the coding sequence ATGAACCAGAAAATTCGCATCAAGCTGAAAAGCTACGACCACAACTTGGTCGACAAATCCTCCGAGAAAATCGTGAAGGCCGTGAAGGCCACCGGTGCCATCGTGAGCGGCCCCATTCCGTTGCCCACGCAAAAGGAGAAGTTCACCGTGCTGCGCTCGCCCCACGTGAACAAGAAGAGCCGGGAGCAATTCCAGCTCTGCACCTACAAGCGCCTCGTGGACATCTTCTCGACTTCGTCGAAAACTGTTGACGCACTGATGAAGCTGGAGTTGCCCAGCGGCGTTGACGTGGAAATCAAAGTCTGA
- a CDS encoding O-antigen ligase family protein, giving the protein MQSVFTLARLHLAALFFCGCVIVGIFVADWFRVLPSIGIAGVAATGLMYAVSHRRIAHKQLWPVFGSLFLLFLVHASAGFHTTATNITAYCQDLVLQLPILGLGLGFWLLPALPSRYLRWLWLLLIGVTALAAMGATVNYLLHATEINESYYHSKVMPTEPDHIRFSLIITLAIAAGVLLLEHRAVKHSWRIWLGSAVVALALFLHMLAVRSGEMTFYALGGLAILWLVLCRQQWKRAAALAGCLLLLPVISYIAFPTFRNKITNTKEDVSKAKQKSSSEGKKFSISGRLYSYKAALEVWRDNPLLGVGKPDLEDEMAIRYAEEYPEMTSEYYILPHNQFLYNLAAFGALGLVVGIVGLFYPAWWARRKKAPLLVAQYVSIALSFLVEYTLETQIGLAFVVFFLLLALQGLLPCDDQDPNWRPA; this is encoded by the coding sequence ATGCAATCTGTTTTCACACTTGCTCGCTTGCATCTGGCCGCATTGTTCTTTTGTGGCTGTGTCATTGTCGGCATTTTCGTTGCCGACTGGTTTCGGGTGTTGCCAAGCATTGGGATAGCAGGGGTGGCGGCCACAGGCTTGATGTATGCGGTTTCCCACCGTCGAATAGCTCACAAACAGCTTTGGCCGGTGTTTGGCAGCTTGTTCCTGCTTTTTCTGGTACACGCATCTGCGGGCTTCCATACCACTGCAACAAACATCACGGCCTACTGCCAAGACTTGGTGCTGCAATTGCCTATTCTGGGGTTGGGATTGGGGTTCTGGTTGTTGCCGGCGCTCCCAAGCCGCTATTTGCGCTGGCTCTGGTTGCTCTTGATAGGTGTGACTGCACTTGCAGCCATGGGGGCTACTGTCAACTACCTGCTCCACGCCACCGAAATCAACGAAAGTTATTACCACTCCAAGGTGATGCCCACCGAGCCTGACCACATCCGGTTCAGCCTCATCATCACCTTGGCCATTGCCGCCGGCGTGCTACTACTGGAGCACCGGGCAGTGAAACATTCCTGGCGCATCTGGCTAGGCAGCGCCGTAGTTGCGCTTGCGCTCTTCCTCCACATGTTGGCGGTGCGCAGTGGAGAAATGACGTTTTATGCGTTGGGGGGGCTAGCCATTCTGTGGCTGGTGCTGTGCAGGCAGCAATGGAAACGGGCAGCTGCACTTGCAGGGTGTTTACTGCTGTTGCCGGTGATAAGCTATATTGCTTTCCCCACGTTTCGAAATAAGATTACCAATACGAAGGAAGACGTTAGCAAAGCCAAGCAGAAGAGCAGCTCTGAAGGCAAGAAGTTTTCGATTTCCGGGCGCCTGTATTCATACAAAGCGGCGTTGGAGGTATGGCGTGATAACCCTCTGTTAGGCGTGGGCAAGCCCGACCTGGAAGATGAGATGGCTATTCGGTATGCGGAGGAATACCCAGAGATGACCAGTGAGTATTACATTTTGCCACACAACCAGTTTCTGTACAATCTGGCTGCTTTCGGCGCTTTAGGTTTGGTTGTAGGCATAGTCGGCCTATTCTACCCCGCGTGGTGGGCCCGTCGGAAGAAGGCCCCACTGCTTGTTGCCCAGTATGTGAGCATTGCCCTTTCATTTTTGGTAGAGTACACGCTGGAAACGCAGATAGGGCTGGCGTTTGTGGTGTTTTTTCTGTTGCTGGCCCTGCAGGGTCTATTGCCCTGCGACGACCAGGACCCCAACTGGCGTCCGGCCTAA
- the rplC gene encoding 50S ribosomal protein L3 — MPGIIGKKIGMTSLFTPDGKNIPCTLIEAGPCVVTQVKTIANDGYTAIQIGYGEKKEKNTTKALVGHFKKAGTTPKKKLVEFRLDAESTYAAGATIDATLFEEGEFVDVVGTSKGKGFQGVVKRYNFQGVGGQTHGQHNRLRHPGSIGACSWPSRVFKGMRMGGRMGNDRVKVQNLKVMRVVGDKNLILVSGSIPGAKNSYVVIEK; from the coding sequence ATGCCTGGCATCATCGGTAAAAAAATCGGTATGACAAGCCTCTTCACTCCGGATGGGAAAAACATTCCCTGCACGCTCATTGAAGCGGGTCCGTGCGTAGTGACGCAGGTTAAGACTATCGCGAATGACGGTTACACCGCCATTCAAATTGGGTACGGCGAGAAAAAAGAGAAGAACACCACCAAAGCCTTGGTTGGTCACTTCAAAAAAGCCGGTACGACCCCCAAGAAAAAATTGGTTGAATTCCGCCTCGACGCCGAATCGACCTACGCCGCTGGCGCCACCATCGACGCTACTCTTTTCGAAGAGGGCGAGTTCGTGGACGTAGTAGGCACTTCTAAAGGCAAGGGTTTCCAGGGTGTTGTAAAGCGTTACAACTTCCAGGGTGTTGGTGGCCAGACCCACGGTCAGCATAACCGCCTGCGTCACCCCGGTTCTATCGGTGCTTGCTCCTGGCCTTCGCGCGTATTCAAAGGAATGCGCATGGGTGGCCGCATGGGCAACGACCGCGTGAAAGTACAGAACCTGAAGGTGATGCGCGTAGTAGGCGACAAGAACCTGATTCTGGTGAGCGGCTCGATTCCCGGCGCGAAGAATTCTTACGTGGTAATCGAGAAATAG
- the rplD gene encoding 50S ribosomal protein L4, translated as MELAVYNLKGEDTGRKVTLSDAIFGLEVNEHVMYLDVKQYLANQRQGTHKSKQRNEVHGTTKKLKKQKGTGGARAGSMKSGVFVGGGRMFGPQPRDYSFKLNKKTKRVARLSALSSLAKDGKISVVENIAMSAPRTKDFVAILDGLKLTNGKKTMLVTGEVNKNVILSARNLQKVKVSTPIGLNTHDLLNTDTLLISEDGMASLVELYSTAE; from the coding sequence ATGGAACTCGCAGTATATAACCTCAAAGGCGAAGACACCGGCCGCAAAGTGACCCTGTCTGACGCCATCTTCGGTCTCGAAGTAAACGAGCACGTGATGTACCTGGACGTGAAGCAGTACTTGGCCAACCAGCGCCAGGGCACGCACAAGTCCAAGCAGCGGAACGAGGTGCACGGCACCACGAAGAAGCTGAAGAAACAAAAAGGTACGGGCGGTGCCCGCGCCGGCAGCATGAAGTCGGGTGTGTTCGTAGGTGGTGGCCGGATGTTCGGTCCGCAGCCCCGCGACTACAGCTTCAAGCTGAACAAGAAGACCAAGCGCGTAGCTCGTTTGTCGGCTCTGTCGAGCCTAGCGAAGGATGGCAAAATCTCCGTTGTGGAGAACATTGCCATGTCGGCTCCCCGCACCAAGGACTTCGTTGCCATCCTGGACGGCCTCAAGCTGACCAACGGCAAAAAGACCATGCTTGTAACCGGCGAGGTGAACAAGAACGTCATCCTCAGCGCCCGCAACCTGCAGAAAGTGAAAGTGTCAACGCCCATCGGCCTCAACACCCACGACCTGCTGAACACGGACACGCTCCTGATTTCGGAAGACGGCATGGCTTCATTGGTTGAACTCTATAGCACCGCCGAATAA
- the rplW gene encoding 50S ribosomal protein L23, translated as MSTLKRPIVTEKATGLNEKGRYTFEVERTANKVQIKKDIETLYGVTITDINTMRTIGKMKSKGTKGGQVSGRRAHGKKAIVTVKEGDVIDFYGNL; from the coding sequence ATGAGCACGCTGAAACGCCCCATCGTTACCGAAAAGGCCACCGGCCTCAACGAGAAAGGTCGCTACACTTTCGAAGTGGAGCGCACCGCCAACAAAGTGCAAATCAAGAAGGACATCGAAACGCTGTACGGCGTGACGATTACCGACATCAACACGATGCGCACCATTGGCAAAATGAAGTCGAAAGGCACCAAAGGCGGCCAGGTTTCCGGTCGTCGCGCCCACGGCAAGAAAGCCATTGTGACCGTGAAAGAAGGCGATGTAATCGACTTCTACGGCAACCTCTAG
- the rplB gene encoding 50S ribosomal protein L2, giving the protein MALKKLRPTTPGQRFRVAPAFDEITTSTPEKSLMTSLSKSGGRNSSGKMSNRYIGGGHKTQYRIVDFKRDKAGVPAVVKSIEYDPNRTARIALVNYADGEKRYIIAPAGMTVGAKIVSGPGVAPEVGNTLPLREIPLGTILHNIELQPGQGAAMARSAGTYAQIVAREEKYATLKLPSGEMRMVLVTCMATVGTVSNGDHMNTVMGKAGRNRWAGRRPRVRGVVMNPVDHPMGGGEGKSSGGHPRSRNGILAKGQKTRNKNKYSENLIVSRKGKK; this is encoded by the coding sequence ATGGCACTTAAAAAACTCAGACCAACAACCCCAGGGCAGCGCTTCCGCGTTGCGCCGGCGTTCGACGAGATTACGACGTCGACCCCGGAGAAGTCGCTGATGACTTCCCTCTCCAAATCGGGTGGCCGGAACTCTTCCGGTAAAATGTCCAACCGCTACATCGGCGGTGGTCATAAAACCCAGTACCGCATCGTGGACTTCAAGCGCGACAAAGCCGGTGTTCCGGCCGTCGTGAAGTCCATCGAGTACGACCCCAACCGCACTGCGCGTATCGCCTTGGTAAACTATGCCGATGGTGAGAAGCGTTACATCATCGCTCCCGCCGGCATGACGGTAGGCGCGAAGATTGTGTCGGGCCCCGGCGTCGCTCCCGAAGTAGGCAATACCTTGCCGCTGCGCGAGATTCCCCTCGGTACCATCCTCCACAACATCGAATTGCAGCCCGGCCAGGGCGCGGCCATGGCCCGCTCGGCCGGTACCTACGCCCAAATCGTAGCCCGCGAAGAGAAGTACGCCACGCTGAAATTGCCTTCGGGCGAGATGCGCATGGTGCTCGTTACCTGCATGGCCACCGTTGGTACCGTATCGAACGGTGACCACATGAACACCGTGATGGGCAAAGCTGGCCGGAACCGGTGGGCTGGTCGTCGTCCCCGCGTTCGTGGTGTGGTAATGAACCCTGTCGACCACCCCATGGGTGGTGGCGAAGGCAAATCGTCGGGTGGTCACCCGCGGAGCCGCAACGGCATTTTGGCTAAGGGCCAGAAGACCCGTAACAAGAACAAGTATTCGGAGAACCTGATTGTGAGCCGCAAAGGCAAGAAGTAA
- the rpsS gene encoding 30S ribosomal protein S19: MARSLKKGPYIDFRLEKKVTALETAGKKSVVKTWSRRSMISPDFVGHTFAVHNGNKFIPVYVTENMVGHKLGEFAPTRNFRGHVAKKDKGKR, from the coding sequence ATGGCACGTTCACTCAAAAAAGGGCCGTACATTGACTTCCGGCTGGAAAAGAAAGTCACGGCACTCGAAACGGCTGGTAAGAAATCGGTGGTGAAGACTTGGTCGCGCCGCTCGATGATTTCCCCGGATTTCGTTGGCCACACGTTCGCTGTTCACAACGGCAATAAGTTCATCCCGGTGTATGTGACCGAGAACATGGTAGGACACAAGTTGGGCGAATTTGCCCCGACGCGTAACTTCCGTGGTCACGTCGCCAAAAAAGATAAAGGCAAGCGCTAA
- the rplV gene encoding 50S ribosomal protein L22 has protein sequence MEAVAKLRNVPTSPRKMRLVADLVRGKKVTQALGLLRFEANIGAEKIEKLLLSALANWQQHNEEERIEDANLYISEIFVDEGRQLKRLRPAPQGRGHRIRKRSNHVTLKIDTKVEKLGSKHAKQVGTTENPKADAKS, from the coding sequence ATGGAAGCAGTAGCAAAACTCCGCAATGTGCCGACCTCGCCTCGTAAGATGCGACTGGTGGCCGACCTCGTGCGCGGCAAGAAAGTAACGCAGGCCCTCGGCCTGTTGCGCTTCGAAGCCAACATCGGCGCCGAGAAGATTGAGAAACTGCTCCTTTCGGCCTTGGCCAACTGGCAGCAGCACAACGAAGAAGAGCGGATTGAGGACGCAAACCTCTACATCAGCGAAATCTTCGTGGACGAAGGACGCCAGCTGAAGCGCCTGCGCCCCGCCCCTCAGGGTCGTGGTCACCGCATCCGCAAGCGCAGCAACCACGTGACGCTGAAAATCGACACGAAGGTTGAAAAGCTTGGTTCCAAGCACGCCAAGCAAGTTGGCACTACCGAAAACCCTAAGGCCGACGCCAAATCCTAA
- the rpsC gene encoding 30S ribosomal protein S3 — MGQKVNPVGFRLGVIKGWDSNWYGGKDFAEKLVEDEKIRKYINARIQKGGISRIVIERTLKRITITINTARPGVVIGKGGQEVDKIKDELKQITSKDVQINIFEIKRPELDAKLVGESIAQQLAARISFRRAMKMSIQAAMRVGAEGIKIQCGGRLGGAEIARSEQYKEGRTPLHTLRADIDYALSEAQTVYGKIGIKVWVMRGEVFGKPDLSPNQQLTNPGGGEGGGGRRDDRGPRGERREGDRGPRRDGGAGRGNAGGGDRAPRGAGDNAGPRRNGPAQGGGAAGGAARGPRR, encoded by the coding sequence ATGGGACAGAAAGTAAATCCGGTTGGCTTCCGCTTGGGAGTTATCAAAGGCTGGGACTCCAACTGGTACGGCGGCAAGGACTTCGCCGAGAAACTGGTGGAGGACGAGAAAATCCGCAAGTACATCAACGCGCGCATTCAGAAAGGTGGCATCAGCCGCATTGTGATTGAGCGCACCCTGAAGCGCATCACCATCACCATCAACACGGCTCGTCCGGGTGTGGTAATCGGTAAGGGCGGCCAGGAAGTTGACAAGATTAAGGACGAGCTGAAGCAAATCACCAGCAAAGACGTTCAAATCAACATCTTCGAAATTAAGCGTCCGGAGTTGGATGCCAAGCTGGTTGGCGAGAGCATCGCCCAGCAGCTGGCCGCTCGTATCTCCTTCCGTCGCGCCATGAAGATGTCGATTCAGGCTGCGATGCGTGTTGGTGCTGAAGGCATCAAGATTCAGTGCGGTGGCCGTCTCGGCGGTGCAGAAATTGCCCGTTCGGAGCAGTACAAAGAAGGTCGTACGCCGCTGCACACGCTGCGCGCCGACATCGATTACGCTCTGTCGGAAGCTCAGACCGTGTATGGCAAAATCGGCATCAAGGTGTGGGTAATGCGTGGTGAGGTGTTCGGCAAGCCCGACCTCTCGCCGAACCAGCAGCTCACCAACCCCGGTGGCGGCGAAGGTGGCGGTGGTCGTCGTGACGACCGTGGCCCCCGCGGCGAGCGTCGCGAAGGCGACCGTGGCCCGCGTCGTGACGGTGGTGCCGGTCGTGGCAACGCTGGCGGTGGCGACCGCGCCCCCCGTGGCGCCGGCGACAACGCTGGTCCCCGTCGCAATGGCCCCGCCCAAGGCGGTGGTGCTGCTGGCGGTGCCGCTCGCGGCCCGCGTCGCTAG
- the rplP gene encoding 50S ribosomal protein L16 produces MLQPKRTKYRKMQKGRVTGLAYRGSSIDFGSFAIKSLEVSWITARQIEAARIAMTRAMKREGQVWIRIFPDKPITKKPAEVRMGKGKGSPEYWVACVKPGQIMFESDGVSLEVAKESLRLAAQKLPVKTSFVVRRDYTDAA; encoded by the coding sequence ATGTTACAACCGAAAAGGACCAAGTATCGCAAGATGCAAAAGGGTCGCGTAACAGGCTTGGCCTACCGCGGCAGCTCCATAGACTTCGGTTCGTTCGCTATCAAGTCGCTGGAAGTGTCTTGGATTACGGCTCGCCAAATTGAGGCTGCCCGTATCGCCATGACCCGCGCCATGAAACGCGAAGGGCAAGTATGGATTCGCATTTTCCCCGACAAGCCGATTACCAAGAAGCCCGCTGAGGTGCGCATGGGTAAAGGCAAAGGCTCGCCTGAGTATTGGGTGGCCTGCGTGAAGCCCGGCCAAATCATGTTCGAGTCGGACGGTGTGTCGCTGGAAGTAGCTAAAGAATCGCTGCGTCTGGCGGCTCAGAAGCTCCCCGTAAAAACTTCATTCGTGGTTCGCCGCGACTATACGGACGCTGCTTAA
- the rpmC gene encoding 50S ribosomal protein L29 — translation MKNKTDLKGLSAEALKEQIKTEQAQGQQLRFAHAISPLENPARLKANRKNVARLLTEQTRRNNEQASNPA, via the coding sequence ATGAAGAACAAGACCGACCTCAAAGGCCTTTCCGCTGAAGCGCTGAAAGAGCAAATCAAAACCGAGCAGGCTCAGGGCCAGCAGCTGCGTTTCGCCCACGCGATTTCGCCCCTGGAAAACCCCGCCCGCCTCAAGGCCAACCGTAAAAACGTCGCCCGCTTGCTCACCGAGCAGACTCGTCGGAACAACGAGCAGGCCTCTAACCCCGCTTAA
- the rpsQ gene encoding 30S ribosomal protein S17 has translation MATDVTTQDQAVAEDSRNMRKEITGTVTSSKMDKSITVAVVQKQKHPKYGKFVTKTTKFHAHDEKNECGEGDTVRIMSTRPLSKTKRWRLVEIVERAK, from the coding sequence ATGGCAACCGACGTAACAACCCAAGACCAAGCCGTAGCTGAAGACTCGCGCAACATGCGCAAGGAAATCACCGGCACGGTAACGAGCTCGAAGATGGACAAGTCCATCACCGTGGCTGTGGTGCAGAAACAAAAGCACCCCAAGTACGGCAAGTTCGTGACCAAAACCACGAAATTCCACGCCCACGACGAGAAAAACGAGTGCGGCGAAGGCGACACGGTGCGCATCATGAGCACCCGTCCGCTGAGCAAGACCAAGCGGTGGCGCCTGGTTGAAATTGTTGAACGCGCTAAATAA
- the rplN gene encoding 50S ribosomal protein L14, giving the protein MIQQESRLTVADNSGAKEVLCIRVLGGTGKKYASVGDKIVVAIKSAIPSGNAKKGTVSKAVVVRVKKEVRRKDGSYIRFDDNAAVLLNNNDEPRGTRIFGPVARELRERQFMKIVSLAPEVL; this is encoded by the coding sequence ATGATACAGCAAGAATCCCGCCTGACGGTGGCCGACAACAGCGGCGCCAAGGAAGTCCTCTGCATCCGCGTTTTGGGTGGCACGGGCAAGAAATACGCCAGCGTTGGCGACAAGATTGTGGTGGCCATCAAGTCGGCTATCCCTTCGGGCAACGCCAAGAAAGGCACCGTGAGCAAGGCCGTGGTGGTACGTGTGAAGAAGGAAGTGCGCCGCAAAGACGGTTCGTACATCCGCTTCGACGACAACGCCGCCGTGTTGCTCAACAACAACGACGAGCCCCGCGGCACGCGCATCTTCGGCCCAGTGGCCCGCGAGCTGCGTGAGCGTCAGTTCATGAAAATCGTATCCCTAGCCCCCGAAGTACTCTAA
- the rplX gene encoding 50S ribosomal protein L24: MAIRKADPVQLHVKSGDTVKVIAGDEKGKTGVIKSVNRVTQRVTVEGLNLVTKHNKPSAKSPQGGITKMEAPMHVSNVQAINPTTGERVRKGAAAAAAPAAAPAKAKRASAKTA, translated from the coding sequence ATGGCTATCAGAAAAGCAGACCCCGTGCAGCTGCACGTAAAGTCGGGCGATACCGTGAAGGTGATTGCTGGCGACGAAAAGGGCAAAACCGGCGTTATCAAGTCGGTGAACCGGGTGACTCAGCGCGTAACCGTTGAGGGCCTGAACCTGGTGACGAAACACAACAAGCCGAGCGCCAAATCGCCCCAGGGCGGCATCACCAAGATGGAGGCGCCCATGCACGTGAGCAACGTGCAGGCTATCAACCCCACCACCGGTGAGCGGGTACGTAAAGGTGCCGCCGCGGCCGCAGCTCCGGCTGCTGCTCCGGCCAAAGCCAAGCGTGCCTCTGCCAAAACGGCTTAA
- the rplE gene encoding 50S ribosomal protein L5, translating into MARLKDIYKKDVVPALQEKFQFKSIMQVPRITKICINRGIGAAVADKKLVDNGVEELTVITGQKAIATIAKKSVSNFKLREGMPIGAKVTLRGEKMYEFMDRLLTVALPRVRDFKGINDKGFDGRGNYTLGVKEQIIFPEISIDKIKGISGMDITFVTTAENDEQSYELLKAFGMPFANAKKDA; encoded by the coding sequence ATGGCCCGTCTCAAAGACATTTATAAAAAAGACGTCGTACCCGCGCTCCAGGAGAAATTCCAGTTCAAGAGCATCATGCAGGTACCCCGTATCACCAAAATCTGCATCAACCGCGGCATTGGCGCGGCGGTAGCCGACAAGAAATTGGTCGACAACGGCGTGGAAGAGCTGACGGTTATCACCGGCCAGAAAGCCATTGCCACCATCGCCAAGAAATCGGTGTCGAACTTTAAGCTCCGCGAAGGCATGCCCATCGGCGCGAAAGTGACGCTGCGCGGCGAGAAAATGTACGAGTTCATGGACCGTCTGCTGACGGTAGCCCTGCCCCGCGTACGTGACTTCAAAGGCATCAACGACAAAGGGTTCGATGGTCGTGGCAACTACACGCTCGGCGTGAAGGAGCAAATCATCTTCCCCGAAATCTCGATTGACAAAATCAAAGGCATCTCGGGCATGGACATCACGTTCGTGACCACGGCTGAGAACGATGAGCAGAGCTACGAGCTGCTGAAAGCGTTCGGGATGCCTTTCGCCAACGCTAAAAAAGACGCTTAA
- the rpsN gene encoding 30S ribosomal protein S14, giving the protein MAKESIKARERKRIATVARYAEKRKALKAAGDYEGLDKLPKNASPVRLHNRDMIDGRPRGYMRKFGISRVRFREMALAGKIPGVTKSSW; this is encoded by the coding sequence ATGGCTAAAGAATCCATCAAAGCACGGGAGCGCAAGCGCATTGCCACCGTGGCCCGCTACGCTGAGAAGCGCAAGGCTCTGAAAGCTGCCGGCGACTACGAAGGTCTCGACAAGCTGCCCAAAAACGCTTCGCCCGTGCGCCTGCACAACCGCGACATGATTGACGGCCGCCCCCGCGGCTACATGCGCAAGTTTGGCATTAGCCGCGTGCGTTTCCGCGAAATGGCACTGGCCGGGAAAATCCCCGGTGTGACCAAGTCGAGCTGGTAG